A segment of the Arachis hypogaea cultivar Tifrunner chromosome 5, arahy.Tifrunner.gnm2.J5K5, whole genome shotgun sequence genome:
aaattttttcttttttcataattCAAACAAGAGGGAAGTACGTGGaacacaaacaaattaaatgtaGCATATCTAATCAAATGTATATTAATGTAGATCATATCTGTAGACAACTATTGAAGGAATCAATGTTTTAGATTTTTAGGTACACGGGGATGAATTTTCcgttagaaaatcttaaaaatagaacTCTGTATGTgtggtttttatttaaaaaaagaaaaaagaaaaaagatgtcTGCATGCATGCAATAGTAATATCTGAACCTTCTATTTTTCCAAACCTTCTATTTATAATCTGTTGGAATAGGTTATTTCATCTTTTCCTTCATGATAGGATCTTTCAACGAGGAATGCTAGGGGGTCAgcaattttggaatttatagccatcaaatagccatcaatgagacttttaatggtgtgagattaatgtgaaatttcatccaatggctcactctTCTTTGATGGTTACATGCTGACCAGAATTTGATAAAATTGCTGGCCTCCTAGACTTTTCCTCTTTCAATTACGTGTGTCAGTTGCTTATTGCTTATTCTTGTCCGTTATAAAAGTTAGTTAAAATTTTGAGTAATAAGAAAAAtaggtttttgatttttttttaaggcATAAGTtcttaattacaattaaatactTATAAGTATTTAACTATTAAAAAACAAGAAACTTTGATGGAATTGAAATTCAGAATAAATTGGGTtgatcttttaataaattatattaaacaacttttactattttttttgtttgactaATGTATATATCCGCTAgcaaatataataactaattattcattGTTTTATAGACCCTTTAATGGATATTATAACTATAGAATTttaaagcttttcatgcttaagGTGAAAATCAAATCATTGACATTTGATTAATGGAGGATAAGTTTCTTTCCCTCAAATACACTTCAGGgtctaataatttatttattcaacTTGTATTAATtagggaaataaaataaaatagaataaaaaatattgggTTATGATAAGTAaaattgtactcttttttctccTGGGTAATGTAAGTAAATTGCACTCTCATTGAGGTTTAATGCTcaatctcttttctttctttttttttttatattgaaatggGCCTAGACCCTAATCCTCAAATTGTTAAAAAATCAATGGCCATATTTGATATTTGATAATGTGCTAGTTGTGACAATATGGTGGGGAAAGAAGTGTTTTAGCCCAATTCTTATATCTTAAAATATGAGAAACAACCCAAACAAGCAACGATGCATGAAAGGCTTTCTTTTGATAGAGAAATGAAGCCTTTTTCTGCTCCGTTATATATGATGCAccgatattatatatatatatatatatgatgcacAGATATTGACACTGATCTTGACACAGGACACGTCGATatgagaattttaaaattttataagatatgggaacacgtatacatataaaatataaaatatattttagataaatcataatgatattttgatattttattgatattaaaatataaattaattttttaattatttttaatatcttattttaattatatcaagtatttaaaatagtcataaaaaaatatttaaaatatttttttaataaataataatatatactatatctaaatttatttcaagaatatatattaagaatgaGAGTAGATACGCTGACACATGATGGTTTTAGGTGTGTCCAAACCTGTTCGGTAAAGACACGTGTAGTGTCTTACCCAAAATGTGTCTGACATGTAAACACAATAACTCAACCAAATATCCGTGCTTCCTAGATATATCGGGTTAATTTAAGATTATGTTAGGACTTTTAACATGAAGTCAGTCAACTCTAATCAGATCATATCTTGATTCAATTCAAGTACACCTCTATTTTTAAGTTTTACCAAAGAATAATTATGTTCaagtaaaaattgaaaacaatataTAATCGAAACTAATAATTTTAGACTAAAGTTATTTATAagagaaaataatattttgaaattattattataaacaaaaGCTTATTAATTTTGAGGGGTAACAATTTTGCCAGTTTGACCTCAAGTATCAACTATTAATAATAAGAACAATCATTTGATATCAATTATACCACCTAAAAACAGCTTttccaataaaataaattaatcgtgacataattgaatattttaaaaatcattagaaaaataaaaattaaaatacatttaatttttcaatattttaaaatcTTAAGTGAATGTCATTTTGTTTAACATGTAACCAAGTTTATTGATCGCCCAATAGAAATTAGCAAATTTTACCTAAactctaaaaaaaaataattaccaaTATGGCATTATGGAAAACATCAAACTGGAATCTTAAATTCTTGGCTTCAAATACTAACTACACAAACATCAGTTTAGACATTAAATTGTACATGTAATCCTAAAATTAGgggaaaatttatttttaagatgCCTTTTTATAAAtgaaaggtaattcataatataGTATAAATGAAAGGTTACTACTTTTAgcttaaaattaaagaattagaCAACAATTTTGCCTTTGAAAATTTTAATCTAACTAAGCAACAGAAACTCCCGTCTGTACTCAACAAACTTTATGAGCACCAAATTTATTTGTAACACTCAACAAACATGAATCTCAACCATGATCATTGCTTGTGTCAATAAACTTTATGAGCACCAAATTTATTTGTAACACTCAACAAACATGAATCTCAACCATGATCATTGCTCGTGTCTTGGCACCACCAATCCACCcggtaaagtaataataacaaagtACAAAGAAAACGGAATTCAAGCATTCAAATCATTACAAGAATTAGATTGTCCTTCTAATGACTTATACTTTCAACAAGCTACCAAACTTGTGTTCTAGATTTAgcctataaatatatataaattaatgtaaTAAGACTATTTTAATTAACCTTTCTTTGAAAGGGAAGCACGTTGCAAATTTGAAGATGattctaatttctttttcttaGGGGATGATATAGGACAATGTTTTAATGGATTGGGATGAGCTTGGTGTATAATACACTAAGGTAATCCAATGGTATAGCTTTGAATTATGATGGCTACTTAGTTTAAATCCAGATCATTGGATTCACTTAATGCATAATGTACCAAGCtcaaccttaaaccctaaaccataaacatcgAGCTCAACCTGCTGCATCTAAGATGTTGCCTATTACCTATCACTTACTTGGTATTTGCCGTTTGCTTCCGGCATATAAGGGTCTGTTTCACAAGTTTCATTATTGGAGAGGAAAGGAGCACAAGGAAAGGGTTCAGAGAGTAACCGACTTTGCAAGTCCATGTTACTCTTCAAAAAACCCTTTAATCCCTCCCTTCTCCAAATTGAACCTCATGTATACACTTTATATATCTTATATGCACATTTATGCTCAAACATCTAAAGTTCTACAAGGAAAAACAGACTCCCCCATCCCCACCTTATATGTCTTACCGTCTTTCAACATTCAGCTATCAAAATACTTAAAAGCAAAGGATTACTGTTAATCAGAAAATCTGCTATCTATATATCATGCACTATACAAATTTTCCTAATGGTTTGGTTTCAGAGGGAAATCAGATGAAACATACTTGTTACACATTACTAGTCATAAATGCAGATTATCTCAACTTACATACCAATGTAAACTATGGATAAGACTTATCAACTAGTAATGTGGTGTGCCCAACACCTTTGATTCCTATTAGCATGCACAAAAATAGGAAGTCTTTCCTAAACTGAGTTTGTATCTACCATGAGAAACTCATGATCAGTTTACCCTGAGTTTAGCAGAGTACTTAACTAAGAAGTACATCATAATCTTAGCCTGCTAGGAAATACATAATAAGCCTCTAACATTTTGCATTCTGTTCCAAGAACCCCCACTTGGTACCAAACTTAAATTCGGCAGAGCAAGTCGTGATTGGTTATGTTTCCCACTCCAATCATCAAATCAGAGAAACACATTCCACCAATATGACAACCAAGTCACTTCACAGATGATCATCAAGCATGTTTCTTAAAACAAACTACAATTGGATCTTCAGGCCAATATTAGAATGATTCAGTAATCAGAATAAAGCGCTTGCATCACATTAATCACCAATAGCTCTATGAACAGATAAAATATTCCTACCAAATATCAATACGACAATATCTCATTTTCTAGTCCTCTATCAGGACCAACCAGCCAAAAGATTGAATTCCCATTTACTGAATCCAAATAAGTGAATAGAACAACAGATAAGAGTTAGAAGAGAAAAGGAAATGTCAGGAGAAAATCCTTGAACTACAAACCAGCTAACAAAGCCTCTGTCTCAGGCCAAATACTtcacatatatatacatgacaAACAGGCTGAAAAGGAATAAGAGGCCGTATTGTACCATAGCATATAGTAGATCTACCTGATAGTGACAAACTTATTGGTACCATGTTTTGCCCAGTAAGTCCTCAAATCAATTGGATTAGAAAAGTTATAACCCTCAGCTGCAAGTTTCTCTAAAACTTTCTTAAATGCTCCTATACTCATTTTCCTTCCAGCTATCCTAGCACCACGCCGCTTTGTACTCATAGGCAAAGGATATGTAGACATTCCCGTTGTGCAACATGTAGACTGCCACCCACCCGAGCCCCATCGGTAACACTGTTGGGGTGTCCCAGTGCACGAACAAACAGGGATTGGAATACTCGAAATATCCAAGTCAATCCCATTTATCACAATCTCAGTAGTTTTCTTTGGAGCCCTAGCTCGTTGAACTGTAGGAGCATTCTCATCCTTAGGAACGCGAGGCCCCCTCTTGGGCTTCTTTGCCTTGGGAGATTTCGGAACCTTGGGACCCTGTCTCTTCTTTCCAGTGGTGTTCGCTTTCTCAACAACAGGCGCTTCTTCCACGGGCCTTTCTTCCTTTGCGGACAACTCAGGCGGTGGAATCATTTGCATGTGATGCGTGGAAGACGTCTCCGGAATACTACCATAACTTGGGTTTGTAGGTATCATATTCATATACTTCTCTCTCTGACTACTAATCCAAGCATCCCTCATGTAATCCATAGGGTAAGTAGCCGGGGGCATCCCAATGTCCCTATGGTGATAGGCACCATTAGTGCCGGACAAAACTGCAGCATTGCGTCCTCCGAGAAGAGGCTTTTCCGGCATCGATGACATTAGCTGGAGCCCCAGATGGCTCTTGAAAGAGGTAGCAGGTTCATAGTAACCCCAATTACGTATGTTAAGACCATTATCCCCATCCATAATAGGCAGCAAATGGTGAAGCCAAAATTGCACTATTGCAGAATAACAATGTACACTTTGTTAAATATCTTCGCAAATTATCCAGGCCATTGCATTCTCCTAACAAACCAACACAattcaaaatacaaaaaatcaaattccatgaaaaacaacaaacaaaaacAATAGCAAAATGTAATTGtgttaaccccaaaagcaaaacCCACCTTTTGTTTCAGCTCAAACAGAGTCAAACCACAAAAAAGGGGGTTTCAACAAGGAAAAAAATTTACACAAACCCCataaatgtatgcatgcaaaACCTCATGCCAACAAAGTTTCAGCTTCTGGGTTTTGTTCTAGGATCCATTTCACCATGAAAAAAGGGGGAAAATCAGATCTTTGAGCTAAAAGTATCAACAGATCAACAGAATCTAAGATCAAAATGGAACATGAGAAAATGGAAATTAACGGCTAAAATCTTAATTTTGACCTGAACCCATTTCATTATTTGAAGAAAGGAGAAATGGGTCGAGGGGAATTTTTCGGAGCTGAAAGGGAGAGGAGACAGTACCTGTTAGGGTTCTTGGCGTCTACGAATGGAGAACGAAGAGAGCAAAGGAACAAAAATGTCTACACGCCATCTTAAAAATCTAAtctaatctttaaaaaaaaaaacattttcgaGTTTCTATTATTAtagtaatgatattttaataattacaatAATGTTTTTAGACttccttttcaaatatttttgttaatcaaatttaaccaaattaattttaactcgATAAAAATTACTCAATAATATGCATAAAtcacaccctttttttttttcattccttctttttttgtgtattttttctcTTATCGTTTTTTTATTGCTCCTGATCTTGttgaacttttattttatttattctcgttctattcttgcattttttttgtttgatatttttttatttttcttaaaagaattaaaaaaaatgatagccgcgataaacaaaaaaaaattaatagtataaaatttattaaaaaattaataccacaactttttaatttgatatataaaatttttgaattttgatactaaaattttttatcagTGACACAGACAAATTCTTAACtaattaaaagttattaaaaataaaaatattaactataatactaaaatttctctcaacatatcttctttttctacttctttttcttcgtattttatcttttttatttttctttcttccaacatgttttttttctgggttaatgttcaaattcgtccctaaaagatcacgcgatcttcattttcgtccccaaatgatttttttaatcaaattagtccataaaagataaactgttagtcaaattagtccttccgtcaattggatgatgacgtgtcacgttaagtgccacatggcatgatgacgtgaCACGCCACGTGGCAGGTTAGtaaatgccacgtgtcacttgacatataaaaaagttttctattaattaaaatagtCCTTAAAAGTTCAGACGTAAATCATTTTCATcccacaaattttaaaaattagtcaaactagtccttatataattttttttattttttcttcataaaattatctctctcttttaattcttctcaaaatctttcttattcttttctattctaaaatcttttttttgttacattactacattttgctggaatatatatatatactcataattaaaatatatgtatttattaacttaaacaaagttttatgctcaaaatcaaaatttatgtatgttaacctaaacaaagttataccactattttttttaCTACATCTTTTTTTATTACGGTATTACTTATATATAAGAGGTAATGGTAGTGATACTAAAGTCAAAATTCAAGAAGATCCACAAATTTTGCTTCAATTCCAAactttacaaaatattgaaaatttgttagttaattattattattataaatgaatTGCTTCTTAAGCGTAATACGTGCAaacatcataataaatttttgtgtgtttcatatgtttgagatagattatatatatattttttaatttcacaaatcaatgaaataaaatgaaatagaaaacATTATACCTATGCATAACACAGGCTACTCCACACTAGTacattatataaatagatatgcttcatattaaaataaaattccttgtgttttaaatgaaatatttaaaaaattatattagaatattaagattcaaaaagtgattccataaactagtttttcaattattgagttttactatataaattaaataataataaaattataattttaaaaaatttaaaagatttaaaataattaccatattatttagtaaaatttaaaatattaaatttttaaatatataatcaacaataacttgataaactcatttaaataaaaaaaattcacataaaaattacaatttgaaattgtaaaattttaaaataacaaaataattttataaaaatttaattatttttattattttatgtaaagagaattttgtttattaaagttaaaaaaataatattaaaattagtagtataaaaaaatattacaaatttaatattataaaaaaactatataaggactagtttgactaatttttaaaatttgagggatgaaaatgacttacgtttggatttttaaggactattttgactaatagaaaacttttttatatgtcaagtgCCACGTGTTACTGACCT
Coding sequences within it:
- the LOC112802404 gene encoding protein BASIC PENTACYSTEINE1: MDGDNGLNIRNWGYYEPATSFKSHLGLQLMSSMPEKPLLGGRNAAVLSGTNGAYHHRDIGMPPATYPMDYMRDAWISSQREKYMNMIPTNPSYGSIPETSSTHHMQMIPPPELSAKEERPVEEAPVVEKANTTGKKRQGPKVPKSPKAKKPKRGPRVPKDENAPTVQRARAPKKTTEIVINGIDLDISSIPIPVCSCTGTPQQCYRWGSGGWQSTCCTTGMSTYPLPMSTKRRGARIAGRKMSIGAFKKVLEKLAAEGYNFSNPIDLRTYWAKHGTNKFVTIR